One Streptosporangium becharense genomic window, CCGGCTTGAAGGCCGGGCCCCCGTACAGGGCACACTACCGCTCGTGACCTGGGGCGTCAGGAATCCACGACGAGCGTCTTGGCCGCGATGTCGTGCACGGCCTGCTTGCGCGACTGGAAGAGGATGAAGGCCAGATCCACCCATCCCAGGCAGCATGTGACATACATGACCCAGGCCACGACCTGACGGAGCGCGGCCTGGCCGACGCCGACCCTCTGCCCGCCGAGGTCGGCCACCCGCAGGTGGAAGATCTTCTTACCGAGCGTCTGCCCGTTCCAGAAGGCGGTCAGCAACCAGTAGTACAGGAAACCGATGAACCCGACCAACAGGGTCTGGGTGTACGGCACCTCGATCGACAGGCCGGAGTCCGTGACGGTGGTGACGGTCCGGTAGGTGAACGGCGAGGAGACGAGGCCGATGACGAGGAGGTCCAGCAACCCCGCGAACAGGCGGCGCCAGCGCCCGCCCAGCCGCATGGGGCCCGGTCCGGGATACCCGCCGGGTGGCACGCCGAAGGGGGCCTGACCGTAGTCGAAACCGGACTCCGCTCCGGGACCGTAGCCCTGCCTGGGGCCGTAACCCTGTCCGTAACCCTGTCCGGGGCCGTAACCCTGTCCGGGGCCGTAACCCTGTCCGGGGCCGTAACCCTGCCCGGGGCCGTAACCCTGTCCGTAGCCTTGCCCCGGTCCGTGGCCCTGTCCGGGACCGGACGAGGAGTCCGGTTCCCGGCCCGGTTCGTCCGGCGGCGGTGTCGGTGTTGAACCCATGAGACCTTGGTCGCCCCAGGAGGGCCATGACAAACCAAAGACCGTTACCGGTTGTCCCCGGGCCCGGCCGGGGAGTCCCCGGCCGGGCCCGGGACGAGGCTCAGAGGTTGCCCCGGCGCTCCTGCTCGCGCTCGATCGCCTCGAACAGCGCCTTGAAGTTGCCCTTGCCGAAACCGAGCGAGCCGTGACGCTCGATGAACTCGAAGAAGACCGTGGGACGGTCCTGCACCGGCTTGGTGAAGATCTGCAGCAGGTAGCCGTCCTCGTCCCGGTCGACCAGGATCTTGCGCTTCTTCAGCTCCTCGATCGGCGCGCGGACCTCGCCGATCCGGGCACGCAGCTCGGGGTCGTCGTAGTAGGAGTCCGGGGTGTCGAGGAACTGCACGCCGGCCGCGCGCATGTAGTCCACCGTGCTGAGGATGTCGTTGGTGGCCAGCGCGACGTGCTGCACACCGGGGCCGCCGTAGAACTCGAGATACTCGTCGATCTGTGACTTCTTCTTCGAGATCGCCGGCTCGTTGAGCGGGAACTTCACCTTGCGGGTGCCGTCCGCGACCACCTTGGACATCAGCGCCGAGTACTCGGTGGCGATGTCGTCGCCGATGAACTCCGCCATGTTGGTGAAGCCCATGACCCGCCGGTAGAACTCCACCCACTCGTCCATCTTGCCGAGCTCGACGTTGCCGACGCAGTGGTCGATCGCCTGGAACAGGCGGCCGTTGCGCACGTCCGGGGGTGCCACGATGGGCTC contains:
- a CDS encoding RDD family protein — encoded protein: MRLGGRWRRLFAGLLDLLVIGLVSSPFTYRTVTTVTDSGLSIEVPYTQTLLVGFIGFLYYWLLTAFWNGQTLGKKIFHLRVADLGGQRVGVGQAALRQVVAWVMYVTCCLGWVDLAFILFQSRKQAVHDIAAKTLVVDS
- the hppD gene encoding 4-hydroxyphenylpyruvate dioxygenase, translated to MSDNFPVNGMDAVVFAVGNAKQAAHYYSSAFGMRLVAYRGPENGSRDEVAYVLTSGSARFEFRASVRPGTDIARHVAEHGDGVIDLALDVPDVEAAYTHALAQGARGLAEPHVIEDDHGKVVVAAIATYGETRHTLVDRSNYAGPYLPGYVAAEPIVAPPDVRNGRLFQAIDHCVGNVELGKMDEWVEFYRRVMGFTNMAEFIGDDIATEYSALMSKVVADGTRKVKFPLNEPAISKKKSQIDEYLEFYGGPGVQHVALATNDILSTVDYMRAAGVQFLDTPDSYYDDPELRARIGEVRAPIEELKKRKILVDRDEDGYLLQIFTKPVQDRPTVFFEFIERHGSLGFGKGNFKALFEAIEREQERRGNL